In Narcine bancroftii isolate sNarBan1 chromosome 7, sNarBan1.hap1, whole genome shotgun sequence, the sequence TGCTATTACTGGAAACCTGGAGTCAGCTGGTAGGGGATTAAATTGACAAATTATTGAACAGTTAGGCAGAAACATACCTCATGAGCTTTCTAGGGAGTCTGAACACAATTCCTTCAACTctattcatcttcatcttctcccAGGTCCCCCTGGCCTCTTGTAAAAAGAAACTACCTTTGCACCCCTCAACATGCTCTCTGAGTGTGCTCATGAATTAGACAAACATGAGAGACCATACAACTCCTTGAGGCTGGTCTTGCTATTCAGCCAGATCCTGACTGCTTTGTGACCATCTATCTGCCTTCACTCCACAGCCCTTGATACCTTcagataacagaaaaaaaaactgccagaTTTAAATTGAGTCCTTGGCTCAACAGCTTTTTTAAGAAAGAGTGTTACCAAACAATCTCACACTATGCTCATTGGGACTTCTAAAATCTTTGGCTTGTATAATCTCCCTTGTGGCCTGACCCCTGGTCAAAGAAGAGCTGTGGTTGTCAGCTGTAGAGGAAAGAAAGACCAGAAAGTATGTGTGATTAAGTTCATGAACCTTTGTCTGTACCTAGTGAGAAGCATTCCTGGTGACTCCAGTCTGTCTCCATTAATGTTATAATCCATTGGTCAAATTCACTGAAGCGCTAACAGGTGATGAAAACATTGAATATTTCTAATCACAAGATCTGAGGACCATTTATGCCCCATTCCCAGCTTACCCTGAAGACCAGCATCTTTTAGATCAGAACAGCATCACACTCCTGAACTCCCCATTATGCTAATCACCACTCCGACACCACAGAAGGACTGTTTGCATGATTGCAATGCTACTTTTTTGCATTATTGTCTAATAGACTTACTGTATCttttaaatgaattaaatttacTATTAGTTTTTATTATACAAGTACCTGATAAGCTGCAGAAAGAAGAATTTCTGTGCTTATGTACAATGTGCCATGTGTATGACAATATAATCATTATCCCTTGAGAAGGTAGAGATGAGCCACCTTCTGGCAGTCTTTCTGTTGAGGGCTGTTGAGGAAGGAGATCCCACATTTAGACCCAGTTACAATGAAgaacatatttccaagtcaggacggCAAATGTCTTGGAGGGGAGCCTGCATGTGGTGACTGCTGCCCTTGCCCACCTTTGTGGTAGAGGTGGTGGGTTTGGGAAGTGCTGTCAGAGTAGGTAAGGTGAGCAACTGTAGTTCATTCCAAAGACAGGGGGACGGGGTGGactgctttgtcctggatggtgtcgAACCTCTCGAGTGTTGGAGCTTCATTCATCCAGACAATTGGTATTCTGTCACACCCTTGACCGGCACCTTGGAGGTAGGGACTATCTGAGTTGATCGTGGGTATCTAACCTCTGATCTATCCTTCCAGCCACAGTGAGTGGTTTActaatcatctcctttatctgcAAAGTTACAGGTCACTACATCAGGGCGATTGATCCAAACAGCCCAGCTGAAAAAGCAGGCTTGGTCGATGGAGATTTCCTGGTTGCTGTGAATGGGACAAGTGTGGAGCAGCTCGAACACGAGGCTGTGGTTGAAATGATAAAGAAATGTGGGAACAAGACCACGCTCCTTGTTGTTGATCATTCAGCAAGCCAGCTTTACAAACAGGTAGGGGCTAAGATCAACTGATGAGAAAAGTCATTCATCCACACTGATCACAAGCCCTGGACTGCTCTATCATTCTGGTCTATCCTTATGTCTCTGGGTTTAATTTTCAGAAGCTAAAAACAAGAGTGTTTTTGGGTGGCAGCTGTGACCCAGTGGGCTGAACACTCACTTCTGACTTTGATGCATTGTTGTGCCTCAGTCTCGGTCCAGATTTGAACACAAAGATACTGTGGTGATGATGGAGTGCTGCAGTTAGAGGATTCCCCAAGGTGGGATTCTGATCTTTCAGGAGGATGTAAGAAAtcccatgtccattactttataAAAGTGCTGGGCAAGTCTCCCTAACGTCCTGGTCCAATCTTACCCCTCAATTATGGCTACATTTACTTGGGTTTGGATATTTACTGTGGGACTATTTGGAGTATCAcgttcaattttggtcaccatgctGCAGGATAAATGTTGACAAGTTGGAGAGGGcaaagagaagatttatgaggatgttgtcaGGAGTTGGAGGCCTGAGCTATAGGGAAAGATTGatcaggctggggctttattctttgaagcacaggaggatgaggggtgatctcatcgagatgtacaaaatcatgagaggaatagatcaggtgaaagTAGGGAGTCTTTTGCCCCGAGTATAGGAATTGGTAACCGGAGGACATCGGTTTAatgtgagggggagagatttaacaggaacctgagagtTAACTTTTatccacagagggtggtgggtgtatagaATGGGTTGCTGGAGGAGGTGATTGAGGCAGGTATAATTGAAATttttaagaaaataataaaataggacaggtgggactagtgtggatgggacattttggttggggtGAGcaagttggctgaagggcctgctccatgctgtgtgactcttTGACAACTCTCCTCAACCTTGTAATTATTGATTGTCACTGTTAATGATAATGAGGCCTTGGTTTATAATGTTAGTGGGTTGGAATGATTACAGTGGCTTTAATGTCTCTAACCATATGAGCTCTTTGGAATCAGAACAATAAAGGGAAAGTTAATGTAACCAACCATGCTGATACATTGTGTTGATATTCAATCACAGGCTGGCGTTTCTCCACTCTGCTACTGGAATGAAGTTTATGACTCACTCTGTGGAGAGAAAGTCGAGGCATTGAGCAAGAGTCAGAGACCGGAGGGCTCCCTGCCACCAGGTGCCAAACTCTGCCACCTTACCAAAGGCCCAGATGGATATGGCTTCACCCTCAATGCAGTTCAGGGTGAGCAGGGACAATTTGTTGGACAGGTACAAGTATTACAGCAATTCTTACAGTTCGGGAGAGTTGCGatagaggaagagggaatgaattagAATTTCCACTCAGATTGCACGTATAGTCTGTTACAACCTCTTGAAGAAGTTAGAAATCACACAATCATTAACTCTCtgctccccaccaccacctcacTTGCTTATTTCTTAGGAATTTGCAAACGTTATATTTCAAAAGTGAATCGCAAAAATATGAGAAGGCAAAGAAAActataaaactgcagatgttggaaatctgcaaCCAAATCACAGAAATCCATGGAAACACTAAGCAGATAGTCTCAGAAGAGAAAGGAATAATCTTTAGCCATAATTGCAAAAGCAAGAAAATCAACTTATTTTCTCTCATATTCCCAGCCCTGATGCAGCAGCTCAGACCTGTAGGTTTACTGCTTCTCTCtctacagatactgcctgacctttatttcctatggaaataaaggaaggcaccTGTTGAATCTGCTCCCATATTCCTTGCAGGTGATGTGTTCCAGATTAAACTGACAGTGCAAAGCTACTCTTCTTTCCTCCTCCAGGTCATCAATGGGAGCCCAGCAAGCTTGGCTGGTCTAGAGGTgaatgacattctcattggagtGAACGGCATCAACGTGGAGATGGATACGCATGatgaattaatggagaaaatcaaCAGCAGCGGAGACATGCTGAGCTTGCTGGTGGTCAGGAAGGAAGAGGATGAGCAGTTCAAAGCCTCAAAGAACCCGACATCTCCACCCATAATCCCTGAGCCTGCTAGCCCCTCCAGCAACATCCAAGAGGACAGCGAAGCTGAGAAGGCAGCAGTGGAAGAGCCAGAGGATGACAAGACCACCCAGAAGCCAGATGACCAGGTAAATCTCCAGTCACAACATACGTTCATGTACACCTTTCAGCACAGTCCGGTGAAGGGTGAGCATAAGCTACATAGGGATATGTTAGAATGAGTTTTGCAAGATCTTGGTCAGACTCAGCGCTGAGGAGTTATGGGAGGGAAATCCAGTGCTTAGAGCAGgattgaatgtatttatttattgtcatatgcatattGTAAAAACAATGCCCAGATGCAATGAAAATATTACTGGCTGCCACTTCACAGGAAAATAACACACACAACACCAAAGagaaataataatataaaagagcAAAAATATTGAAAGTAAATAATAATTAATATTCACAGATGGTTGTAGTACAAAAAGATGTGCTGAGATCTTTGGTGATCTTGAAGTAGTATTATAGTTCAGGTGAAATTCAAGAGCCTGTTAATAGTTGGAAGGATGGTAGTCAGGGATGGACATGCCCAGAGTTACAAGCACAGGAAGACACCTCACAGTCCACACTCTTATTCCTCTTCCACATGAGCTTCGTCCCAAACTTCTCTCTTTCGGTCACTATGTCCATATTCCTTCCTCCCTTTCAAAGGTCAGAGGTAATTTTAGCCTCACCCTTCCCTTTGCTCTGCATTGGGGGTGTGAGCAGCCATTACGACCATTGGACTGGAGATCCATGTGGTTCGGTGTGCTAGAGGTGAAAGAATGATGAGTACTTGGCATAGGTTTGGTTGttacattttagattttttttgcaggACAAGCCCTCTTCGTCCTCATCAGCTGGAGTGGAATCAGATGATGATACacaaatgtaaagaaaaataaGGAGAATGTATCCTTTTACAATAATGGCTTCATTGCTAATCCTTTCCTTGCTCAAGAACATTTCCtacattttcaaaacaataataaaatgaaagaatctataaaatttaaaaatgggatATTCTCCCTACATTTTTGTCAATTTTTCCTTGGTTCTACCCTTCTCCTATACAACAGGGGCAGTTGGCAGAGGCCACCCTACCAAATTTCACATCTCTGGA encodes:
- the LOC138739058 gene encoding Na(+)/H(+) exchange regulatory cofactor NHE-RF3-like isoform X3, which gives rise to MMVTPQPRVCQLSKKEGGSYGFFLRIEKNVMGHLIRAVVKEGPADSMGLRDGDRVLRVNGVFVDNEEHPQVVELIKKSGTSVSLTVLDGDSYVKAKEQGSDLLQLSSAGPTPERPILNGVGGTTLRPKLCFLVKQDQGFGFSLKTIEGVPGLFMTEISPLGAAAIAGVRPNDRIIELNGERVEHFTHKQMVDKMKSSGNNMMFLLIDEASDQYFKGRAIKVVASMASVKELPHKPRIAELTKEAHGYGFFLRMEHGQQVTGHYIRAIDPNSPAEKAGLVDGDFLVAVNGTSVEQLEHEAVVEMIKKCGNKTTLLVVDHSASQLYKQAGVSPLCYWNEVYDSLCGEKVEALSKSQRPEGSLPPGAKLCHLTKGPDGYGFTLNAVQGEQGQFVGQVINGSPASLAGLEVNDILIGVNGINVEMDTHDELMEKINSSGDMLSLLVVRKEEDEQFKASKNPTSPPIIPEPASPSSNIQEDSEAEKAAVEEPEDDKTTQKPDDQDKPSSSSSAGVESDDDTQM